The proteins below are encoded in one region of Qipengyuania sp. HL-TH1:
- a CDS encoding PRC-barrel domain-containing protein has product MHTEAEKNSAVISSDRVEGTAVFDRGGKNIGHVDYVLIEKRGGQATEAVLSVGGFLGMGDEKHCVPWSKLDYDTDLGGYHLNIDEDALREGPRFTSEERHKAYDDNFRSGVHKYYETAQVA; this is encoded by the coding sequence ATGCATACTGAAGCAGAAAAAAATTCCGCTGTTATTTCGAGTGATCGCGTCGAAGGTACAGCCGTCTTTGATCGCGGCGGGAAAAACATCGGCCACGTAGATTACGTATTGATCGAGAAGCGCGGTGGACAGGCAACAGAGGCAGTTTTGTCGGTCGGCGGTTTCCTGGGAATGGGTGATGAGAAGCACTGCGTCCCTTGGTCGAAGCTCGATTACGATACCGACCTTGGTGGCTACCACCTTAACATCGACGAAGATGCCCTTCGCGAAGGGCCGCGCTTCACTTCCGAGGAACGACACAAGGCCTACGACGATAATTTCCGGTCTGGCGTTCACAAATACTATGAAACAGCGCAGGTAGCTTAG
- a CDS encoding SDR family oxidoreductase, with product MPWRRRRCQRCRSTATRPLRVNCIASGPVWRPLIPSTMPEEDVAEFGKDYPLGRPAQPAELAPPYVMLASDDASYISGATITVTSGKPMM from the coding sequence ATCCCGTGGCGGAGAAGGCGATGCCAAAGATGTCGATCGACAGCCACGAGGCCGCTACGGGTGAACTGCATCGCGTCCGGGCCGGTTTGGAGACCGCTTATTCCCTCGACGATGCCGGAAGAGGATGTTGCTGAATTCGGCAAGGATTATCCGCTTGGCCGCCCCGCGCAGCCCGCCGAACTTGCGCCGCCATACGTCATGCTGGCGAGCGATGACGCAAGCTACATTTCGGGAGCTACAATCACCGTTACGAGCGGCAAACCAATGATGTGA
- a CDS encoding sodium:calcium antiporter has protein sequence MSLAGLSLFALVPLFLTGAVLVWFAGARLAGYADTISQRSGIGQATIGVILLGAVTSLPEITTTSVAVISDNPRMAVNNLVGGVAFQVVVIALADLFVGKNALTSMVPGPRVMLNAAVSIVLLVLVALGVMVGDWELWGIGVGFFPVLIATIYLLCLWRLGRSVSSRGWTPEALPEVDRQEEAPSELSNIRLVGVTVTAAVLICAGGTLVTLAAEGMAEQTGTDTGVMGLTLLAFATSLPELSTAIAAVRIRRVELAIGDILGGNMFDVTLILLIDILAAGPLVLNQVDRSAMVAALLGILLTMLVLIGLLERRDKAMLRMGYDSIAVLVAYCAGMAAILGGAFAE, from the coding sequence ATGAGCCTTGCTGGCTTGTCTCTGTTCGCGCTCGTCCCGCTGTTCCTGACCGGAGCCGTGCTCGTCTGGTTCGCCGGAGCACGGCTGGCGGGCTATGCCGACACGATATCGCAGCGGAGTGGCATCGGACAGGCGACTATCGGCGTCATCTTGCTGGGCGCGGTGACTTCGTTGCCCGAAATCACCACCACCAGCGTTGCGGTAATCTCCGACAATCCGCGCATGGCGGTCAATAATCTCGTCGGCGGGGTCGCCTTTCAGGTGGTCGTCATCGCGCTGGCTGATCTGTTCGTGGGCAAAAATGCGCTGACCAGTATGGTGCCGGGGCCGCGCGTTATGCTCAACGCGGCAGTCAGCATCGTGCTTCTGGTGCTCGTGGCGCTGGGCGTGATGGTGGGCGACTGGGAATTATGGGGTATCGGGGTCGGCTTCTTCCCGGTGCTGATCGCCACAATCTATCTTTTGTGCCTCTGGCGGTTAGGGAGGAGCGTCTCTTCGAGAGGCTGGACGCCGGAAGCCTTGCCGGAGGTGGATCGACAAGAAGAAGCTCCTTCCGAGCTTTCCAATATCCGACTTGTCGGCGTCACCGTGACAGCAGCCGTGCTGATTTGTGCAGGCGGCACACTCGTGACATTGGCGGCGGAGGGGATGGCCGAACAAACGGGTACCGATACCGGAGTGATGGGCCTGACCCTACTCGCCTTCGCCACGTCACTGCCCGAACTCAGCACGGCAATTGCCGCGGTTCGCATCCGCCGTGTGGAATTGGCTATTGGCGATATATTGGGCGGAAACATGTTCGATGTGACGCTGATCCTGCTGATCGATATCTTGGCGGCGGGTCCGCTCGTACTCAATCAGGTCGATCGCAGCGCGATGGTGGCCGCGCTCCTCGGCATATTGCTGACCATGCTGGTCCTGATCGGCCTGCTCGAACGGCGGGACAAGGCCATGCTCCGCATGGGCTACGATTCAATCGCCGTGCTTGTCGCCTATTGTGCGGGAATGGCGGCGATCCTGGGCGGCGCCTTTGCCGAATGA
- a CDS encoding ZIP family metal transporter yields the protein MESSGLLAVLALALLPSLGNLLGVALAEWRKPPEWLVGGALHAAAGIATAVAAIELIPRSQERIETWLLVVALIVGAICSASIAKATRKIRDRIGSAAGRATTWGAYAAVGVDLLTDGLMTGGGGAVARELGLLLALSQVAGNLPGGFAIAANFRSAKITRRHRLSALAIYPLLPVIGAFAGYTVLAGAGDVLTGFVLAVFAGLLLTATIEDIVPEADQPKAKRRISSPSFALGFGALLLTSAYLGQ from the coding sequence ATGGAGTCTTCTGGCCTTCTTGCGGTACTCGCTCTCGCGCTGCTGCCTTCGCTGGGTAATCTTCTTGGCGTTGCGCTGGCCGAGTGGCGCAAGCCGCCCGAATGGCTGGTCGGCGGCGCGCTCCATGCCGCTGCTGGGATCGCCACCGCGGTTGCCGCAATTGAGCTCATCCCGCGTTCGCAGGAGCGGATCGAGACCTGGCTGTTGGTCGTGGCGCTGATCGTCGGGGCAATCTGCTCCGCAAGTATCGCCAAAGCCACACGAAAGATCCGCGACCGAATTGGTAGCGCCGCAGGCCGTGCGACCACTTGGGGGGCCTATGCCGCAGTGGGCGTTGACTTGCTGACCGATGGACTGATGACCGGCGGCGGGGGAGCGGTGGCGCGCGAACTGGGGCTGCTGCTGGCCCTGTCTCAAGTGGCGGGCAACTTGCCGGGTGGCTTCGCCATCGCTGCGAATTTCCGCTCGGCAAAGATTACGCGCAGGCACCGGCTAAGCGCGCTGGCGATCTATCCGCTGCTTCCGGTGATCGGTGCGTTCGCGGGGTATACCGTGTTGGCCGGAGCGGGGGATGTGCTGACGGGCTTCGTGCTCGCTGTGTTCGCGGGCCTGCTACTGACCGCGACGATCGAGGATATCGTGCCCGAAGCCGACCAGCCCAAGGCTAAGCGCCGTATATCGAGCCCGTCCTTCGCACTGGGCTTCGGAGCACTCCTGTTGACCTCGGCTTATCTTGGACAGTGA
- a CDS encoding protein-L-isoaspartate O-methyltransferase family protein: MSGTDYADRRQLINRNQIAARGFRDEAFLSAFAKAPRETYVDHRMDAGEVGADDRLLEVGAVTGYAAAVLSRPAGQVHAIKWHEALARQAAARIRELAYDDCEIITGDGLKGLPNEAPFDAILVAVRFDSVPDALKR; this comes from the coding sequence GTGAGCGGCACCGACTATGCTGACCGGCGCCAGTTGATCAACCGCAACCAGATTGCCGCGCGCGGCTTTCGCGACGAGGCGTTTCTGTCCGCCTTTGCCAAAGCCCCGCGCGAGACCTACGTCGATCACCGGATGGATGCGGGGGAAGTCGGGGCAGACGACCGATTGCTCGAGGTCGGGGCGGTAACGGGTTATGCCGCAGCCGTCCTCTCCCGCCCTGCTGGGCAGGTCCATGCGATCAAGTGGCACGAGGCGCTGGCAAGGCAGGCGGCGGCGCGGATTAGGGAGTTGGCCTACGACGATTGCGAGATCATTACGGGAGATGGTCTGAAGGGTCTGCCGAACGAGGCGCCCTTCGACGCGATTTTGGTGGCGGTGCGGTTCGATAGCGTGCCGGACGCGCTCAAGCGGTGA
- a CDS encoding L,D-transpeptidase family protein, translating to MCTSDARPWFKCQIVRSTAFSELTRSEHPRGQPSYLTMLGFLRIDRNLVVLIATALLCVPSVSPAQSTTDTEAGIETTQSESLDLKIPPSVPETAFSGARSRVVLAAQVMLDRSRHSPGVIDGYMGGNTMRAIQHFRRARGLPAEGGLDPQLMRSLIKSQSGEIFQTYTITRDDVDGPFFRVPDAMSAMAALERVGWTSPQELIADRFHMDQDLLRALNPEADFSRVGTRITIVAHREETLPSQVARIEVRKSDNSVVAFDERGNILASYPATVGSAQFPSPSGSMEVVAVAPDANYTFDPSGREWGPDETLIVPPGPNNPVGGIWIDLSKPGYGIHGSPDPQLIGKTASHGCVRLTNWDAKELADAVRQGTRVVFANQAGGAS from the coding sequence TTGTGTACGTCGGATGCGCGTCCTTGGTTTAAATGTCAGATCGTACGCTCAACAGCTTTCTCGGAATTGACCAGATCGGAACATCCGCGCGGACAGCCCAGTTACTTAACCATGCTTGGATTTCTTCGCATTGACCGAAATTTGGTGGTGTTGATCGCCACCGCGCTTCTCTGTGTTCCCTCGGTATCGCCGGCCCAGTCAACAACCGATACCGAAGCGGGTATCGAGACGACACAAAGCGAAAGTCTTGATCTGAAAATCCCACCCTCGGTGCCGGAAACGGCATTTTCTGGCGCTCGTTCGCGCGTAGTGCTTGCCGCGCAGGTTATGCTCGATCGAAGCCGCCATTCGCCCGGCGTGATCGATGGTTACATGGGCGGCAACACGATGCGGGCGATCCAGCATTTCCGACGCGCCCGCGGGCTTCCTGCTGAGGGAGGCCTCGATCCGCAGCTGATGCGATCACTGATAAAGTCGCAGAGCGGTGAGATTTTCCAGACCTACACGATCACGCGCGACGACGTGGACGGACCGTTCTTTCGTGTTCCCGACGCTATGTCGGCAATGGCAGCGCTGGAACGTGTTGGCTGGACCTCGCCGCAGGAGCTGATCGCAGACCGGTTCCATATGGATCAGGACCTGCTTCGGGCGCTCAATCCCGAGGCCGATTTCAGCCGCGTGGGGACGCGGATCACTATTGTTGCGCATCGAGAGGAAACACTTCCTTCGCAGGTCGCCCGGATTGAGGTCCGCAAGTCGGACAATTCGGTCGTCGCTTTCGACGAGCGGGGCAATATCCTTGCCAGTTATCCCGCGACGGTGGGCAGCGCGCAATTTCCCAGCCCCTCCGGTTCGATGGAGGTGGTCGCGGTAGCGCCCGATGCAAACTATACCTTCGATCCGAGCGGGCGCGAATGGGGTCCCGACGAAACGCTGATCGTCCCGCCCGGGCCGAACAATCCGGTGGGCGGCATTTGGATCGATCTGAGCAAACCCGGATATGGCATCCACGGATCGCCCGACCCGCAACTGATCGGCAAGACCGCCAGCCATGGCTGCGTAAGGCTTACCAACTGGGATGCGAAGGAACTGGCGGATGCGGTGCGCCAGGGGACGCGCGTGGTGTTCGCCAACCAGGCTGGAGGTGCATCGTGA
- a CDS encoding PQQ-dependent sugar dehydrogenase yields the protein MNRLAYLVLPLTFALAACQVSSDPDLDQTGERPELPEQNDALVPAMEIPTPEGWGDELPIVPEGYTVSAIAQDLKIPRQTLVLPNGDILVAEGSGGKAPKLRPKDVIAGWIKKRGKSPVEGGDRITLLRDEDGDGQTDLQTTFIEGLDAPYGLAFVDGTLYVANQGNLVSFEYSEGATSIAGSGTEVTKLPAKINHHWTKAMTASPDGSKLYVGIGSNSNVGERGMDVEEDRAVIWEIDRETGASRIFASGIRNPTALAFDPWNEQLWAVVNERDELGPQLVPDYLTSVRDGAFYGWPYSYYGQNVDPRIKPARPDLVKKAVVPDYALGSHVAALGVDFTTDGGLGGRFGEGAFVGMHGSWNRADPSGYKVVFVPFRGGRPDGRPIDLLTGFLKDGHARGRPVGVTYDEARGVLYVADDVSNTVWRIAPRGAVRRASPQDRTQVLGGARPPSTTSTTR from the coding sequence ATGAACCGCCTAGCCTATCTCGTCTTGCCGCTTACTTTCGCGCTTGCCGCGTGCCAGGTCAGCAGCGATCCCGATCTCGATCAGACTGGCGAGCGTCCCGAGCTTCCCGAACAGAACGATGCTCTCGTGCCGGCGATGGAAATTCCGACGCCGGAAGGATGGGGGGACGAACTACCCATCGTACCCGAGGGGTACACTGTTTCCGCCATTGCACAGGATCTGAAGATTCCACGGCAGACGCTCGTGCTGCCCAATGGGGACATTCTGGTCGCCGAGGGTTCTGGCGGCAAGGCGCCAAAGTTGAGGCCCAAGGATGTTATCGCAGGCTGGATAAAGAAGCGCGGCAAAAGCCCGGTCGAAGGCGGAGACCGGATAACGCTGCTGCGCGATGAGGACGGAGATGGGCAGACCGATCTCCAGACTACTTTTATCGAGGGTCTCGATGCACCCTACGGCTTAGCTTTCGTTGATGGCACGCTCTACGTAGCCAATCAGGGAAATCTGGTAAGCTTTGAATATTCCGAGGGAGCGACCAGTATCGCGGGATCTGGCACCGAAGTTACAAAGCTCCCTGCCAAGATCAATCACCATTGGACGAAGGCGATGACCGCCAGCCCCGATGGCTCGAAGTTATATGTAGGCATTGGCTCGAACAGTAATGTCGGCGAACGCGGCATGGATGTGGAAGAGGACCGTGCGGTCATATGGGAAATAGACCGCGAAACGGGCGCCAGCCGGATTTTTGCCTCCGGCATCCGCAACCCCACAGCACTCGCTTTTGACCCGTGGAACGAGCAGCTTTGGGCGGTCGTCAACGAGCGTGACGAACTTGGACCGCAACTCGTGCCTGATTACCTGACTTCCGTGCGCGACGGTGCCTTTTATGGCTGGCCCTACAGTTACTACGGTCAAAACGTCGATCCGAGGATCAAGCCGGCGAGGCCCGACCTGGTCAAAAAGGCCGTAGTGCCTGACTACGCGCTGGGCTCACATGTTGCCGCACTTGGTGTCGATTTCACAACCGACGGTGGCTTGGGTGGCCGGTTCGGCGAAGGTGCTTTCGTCGGGATGCACGGAAGCTGGAACCGCGCCGATCCGTCGGGCTACAAGGTCGTCTTTGTGCCCTTCCGTGGTGGACGCCCGGATGGGCGGCCGATCGACCTGCTCACAGGTTTCTTGAAAGACGGGCATGCGAGGGGGCGTCCGGTGGGCGTGACATACGACGAGGCGCGTGGCGTATTATATGTCGCGGATGATGTGTCGAACACCGTTTGGCGTATCGCCCCACGCGGTGCAGTACGCCGCGCTTCCCCGCAGGACAGGACCCAGGTGCTTGGCGGGGCACGGCCGCCGTCCACAACGTCCACCACGAGGTAA
- a CDS encoding DUF2231 domain-containing protein — MDRTVTNSRSFANPLHAILLAFPVALYPAALLTDITYLNTAEIQWSNFSSWLIAGADLFAGLVLASALLALFFGRARHAKGRGTLYLIVIAAMFGLGVLNAFQHARDGWHSVGTLGLVLSILCSILALIAAFVAYSTQTVEKRA, encoded by the coding sequence ATGGATCGCACAGTCACTAATTCTCGTTCTTTTGCAAATCCCTTGCACGCGATACTGCTCGCCTTTCCCGTGGCGCTTTATCCTGCCGCTCTACTTACCGATATAACCTATCTGAATACGGCGGAGATCCAGTGGTCCAACTTCTCGTCCTGGCTCATTGCCGGGGCAGACCTGTTCGCTGGCCTGGTCCTCGCCTCGGCACTGCTCGCCCTCTTCTTCGGACGAGCTCGACACGCGAAAGGTCGCGGTACGCTCTATCTGATTGTCATCGCCGCAATGTTCGGTCTCGGTGTGCTGAATGCTTTCCAGCATGCTCGTGATGGCTGGCATTCCGTCGGCACTTTGGGCCTCGTGCTTTCGATACTGTGCTCGATCCTGGCCTTGATCGCAGCGTTTGTCGCCTACAGCACCCAGACGGTGGAGAAACGTGCATGA
- a CDS encoding cbb3-type cytochrome c oxidase subunit I: MRSETGFDYSLYERFPTEKRPDSEVEELNRIWRAPKGWARLTAVNNNYVGFWYVVTAFGFFLAAGILALGMRVQLAAPMQDFLGVDTYNQFFTMHGTVMMFLFAVPMVEAIGIMLLPQMLAARDLPFPRLSAFAFWAYFVGGTMFFLSLFVGLAPDGGWFMYPPLTSIAFSPGINTDFWLLGIGFIEISAIAGAIEIIVGVLRTRAPGMTLDKMPMFAWAMLVFAVMIVVAFPSVILCTMLLEIERAFNWPFFDALRGGDPMLWQHLFWFFGHPEVYIIFIPAAGLMSMMVAAVAKVPLVGYRLNVLALVATGFISFGVWAHHMFTTDMPRVSAGYFSAASMAVSLPAGIQVFCWIATLASGKIRWTTPALFVVGSVVIFTMGGLTGVMVGMVPFDWQAHDTYFIVAHLHYVLMGGMVFPMFAAFYHWHGMTSSRALSERVGKWVFGLMFAGLHITFFPMHLTGLMGMPRRVYTYLPGRDLDLLNLVSTIGAFVMAAGILLFLFDLARRFRFTVHDDAGNIYGGGTLEWLPTGLYSTRSIPLVTSREPLWDRPQISKEVEEGRYFLPNSATGQRETLITSTVMAEPQYVQLMPGPSPWPLSAAVFTALFFLSLTVQGYAFAVFCGIVAVLSTLRWLWETDRPIKQESADIGGGIEVPIAITGPKSHGWWALNTLMVVIGMIGFMAVFAYLYLYGINPEVWSAPPPLGATAIIVGIEAAALLAAWGGRRFLASKEGRLAEDLPWMLEALAATLLVGALYLDVTGWLATGLEPTANGMGATVFMLSVLQGQVVVVAVIMATYLAFREARGIMTTPTNVTMDIVARFIMFCALQGMVFTLLPRVFPGV; this comes from the coding sequence ATGAGATCCGAGACGGGTTTCGATTATTCGCTCTATGAGCGCTTCCCCACCGAGAAGCGTCCCGATAGCGAAGTCGAAGAATTGAACCGCATCTGGCGCGCGCCCAAGGGGTGGGCACGTCTTACCGCGGTCAATAACAACTACGTTGGCTTCTGGTACGTCGTCACTGCTTTCGGCTTCTTCTTAGCAGCAGGAATTCTGGCGCTGGGCATGCGTGTGCAACTCGCCGCTCCGATGCAGGATTTCCTCGGCGTCGATACCTATAACCAGTTCTTCACCATGCACGGAACGGTGATGATGTTCCTGTTTGCCGTGCCAATGGTGGAGGCGATCGGGATCATGCTTTTGCCGCAGATGCTGGCGGCACGCGATCTACCGTTTCCCAGGCTGTCAGCATTCGCCTTCTGGGCCTATTTCGTAGGCGGAACGATGTTTTTTCTCTCGCTGTTCGTGGGGTTGGCGCCCGACGGCGGCTGGTTCATGTATCCCCCGCTGACGAGCATCGCCTTCAGTCCCGGTATCAATACAGACTTCTGGTTGCTCGGCATCGGCTTCATCGAGATCTCGGCCATTGCCGGAGCGATCGAGATCATCGTGGGTGTGCTGCGCACCCGCGCGCCGGGGATGACCCTCGACAAGATGCCGATGTTTGCGTGGGCCATGCTGGTGTTCGCGGTAATGATCGTGGTCGCTTTCCCCAGTGTGATCCTGTGCACGATGCTGCTGGAGATCGAACGAGCTTTCAATTGGCCTTTCTTCGATGCGCTACGCGGCGGCGATCCCATGCTGTGGCAACACCTCTTCTGGTTTTTCGGCCATCCAGAAGTCTACATTATCTTTATCCCAGCCGCGGGTCTGATGAGCATGATGGTGGCCGCAGTCGCCAAGGTGCCGCTCGTTGGGTACCGCCTCAACGTTCTGGCGCTGGTCGCTACCGGCTTCATCAGCTTCGGCGTCTGGGCGCATCACATGTTCACTACCGACATGCCGCGCGTCTCGGCAGGCTATTTCTCCGCCGCCAGCATGGCGGTCAGCCTGCCGGCCGGCATCCAGGTGTTCTGCTGGATTGCGACGCTTGCCAGCGGCAAGATAAGATGGACCACGCCTGCGCTATTCGTAGTCGGCAGCGTAGTGATTTTCACGATGGGTGGGTTGACCGGCGTTATGGTGGGCATGGTGCCCTTCGACTGGCAGGCGCATGACACCTATTTCATCGTCGCCCACCTCCATTACGTGCTGATGGGCGGCATGGTTTTCCCGATGTTCGCCGCGTTCTACCACTGGCACGGCATGACTAGCAGCCGGGCGCTATCTGAGCGTGTCGGGAAGTGGGTCTTCGGGCTGATGTTCGCGGGTCTTCACATCACTTTCTTCCCCATGCACCTGACCGGCTTGATGGGTATGCCGCGCAGGGTCTATACCTATTTGCCCGGGCGCGATCTCGATCTGCTCAATCTGGTGTCCACCATCGGCGCTTTCGTGATGGCCGCTGGGATACTCCTTTTCCTGTTCGATCTCGCGCGCCGCTTTCGTTTCACGGTTCATGACGATGCAGGCAATATCTACGGGGGCGGTACGCTCGAATGGCTTCCCACCGGTTTGTACTCCACTCGCTCGATCCCGCTGGTTACGTCTCGCGAGCCTTTATGGGATCGCCCCCAAATCTCGAAGGAAGTCGAAGAAGGGCGCTATTTCCTCCCGAACTCTGCCACTGGTCAGCGCGAGACGTTGATCACCTCGACCGTGATGGCTGAACCACAGTACGTTCAACTCATGCCCGGCCCGTCGCCATGGCCATTGTCAGCAGCTGTGTTCACCGCTCTCTTTTTCCTCTCGCTGACGGTGCAGGGCTACGCCTTTGCAGTGTTTTGCGGGATTGTAGCAGTGCTAAGTACGCTTCGATGGCTTTGGGAAACCGACCGTCCCATCAAACAGGAAAGCGCCGACATCGGCGGCGGTATCGAAGTTCCGATCGCCATCACCGGGCCGAAAAGCCACGGCTGGTGGGCGTTGAACACTTTGATGGTCGTAATCGGCATGATCGGCTTCATGGCCGTGTTCGCCTACCTCTATCTCTATGGCATCAATCCCGAAGTCTGGAGTGCGCCTCCGCCGCTCGGCGCAACTGCAATCATTGTCGGGATAGAAGCGGCGGCGCTTCTTGCGGCCTGGGGCGGGCGTCGGTTTCTCGCATCGAAAGAAGGGCGGCTTGCCGAAGACCTGCCCTGGATGCTGGAGGCACTTGCTGCGACCCTGCTGGTCGGAGCCTTATACCTCGATGTGACTGGATGGCTCGCGACGGGTCTTGAACCCACCGCGAATGGGATGGGTGCGACTGTTTTTATGCTTTCGGTGCTTCAGGGACAGGTGGTCGTGGTCGCTGTCATCATGGCCACCTATCTCGCTTTTCGCGAAGCGCGGGGAATCATGACCACTCCGACAAACGTCACCATGGATATTGTCGCACGTTTCATAATGTTCTGCGCGCTGCAGGGCATGGTCTTTACTCTCTTGCCGAGGGTGTTCCCCGGTGTCTGA
- a CDS encoding cytochrome c oxidase subunit II, with protein sequence MIDALWGWPPPVLDPAGPYSGKVTTLAWSLFGLGAFVTLVVVFALWVAIKGPDKWKAKLGGERAILLGGVAFPGVVLTALLVWGLTLTASLTEPIHGDEMRIRVTGEMWWFRVQYLDPSGAVVMEDANEIHIPVGRPVVLELESADVIHSFWVPHLSGKKDMIPGRRTLLRIEADRPGEFGGVCAEYCGRQHALMGFVAVAHEDDDFREWYAERNERLVSAGLDITRQVESSSGSGTQGSERSTVTRTGAGANTNSGQQSGRTLFMQSGCAACHRVAGTEANGLAGPDLTHVGSRRTLGAGILPNNRGTLIGWIGDSQSLKPGNRMPSYDMLNADELEAIAIWLEQQK encoded by the coding sequence ATGATTGACGCACTTTGGGGTTGGCCACCTCCGGTACTCGACCCGGCAGGTCCGTATTCAGGCAAAGTTACAACCCTGGCCTGGTCGCTTTTCGGTTTGGGCGCTTTCGTCACATTGGTCGTGGTGTTTGCTCTTTGGGTCGCCATCAAGGGACCAGACAAGTGGAAAGCGAAGCTAGGAGGCGAACGCGCGATCTTGCTCGGCGGGGTGGCCTTTCCGGGCGTCGTATTGACCGCGCTACTGGTGTGGGGACTCACACTTACGGCCAGCCTGACAGAGCCGATCCACGGGGACGAGATGCGTATTCGCGTTACCGGTGAAATGTGGTGGTTCCGTGTGCAATATCTGGACCCATCGGGCGCGGTTGTGATGGAAGATGCGAATGAGATTCACATTCCCGTCGGACGTCCGGTGGTGCTCGAACTGGAATCCGCCGATGTGATTCACAGCTTTTGGGTGCCGCATCTATCGGGAAAGAAGGACATGATCCCCGGGCGACGCACACTGCTGCGGATCGAAGCCGATCGCCCAGGAGAATTCGGCGGGGTGTGCGCGGAGTATTGCGGGCGGCAACATGCGCTGATGGGCTTCGTTGCCGTAGCGCATGAGGACGACGATTTTCGAGAATGGTATGCCGAGCGGAATGAGCGCCTCGTTTCAGCGGGCCTCGACATAACGCGGCAAGTAGAATCATCGTCCGGATCAGGGACGCAGGGTTCGGAGCGATCAACAGTTACGCGTACGGGTGCGGGCGCTAACACAAATTCCGGTCAGCAGTCCGGAAGAACACTATTCATGCAGTCCGGGTGTGCTGCCTGCCATCGTGTCGCAGGGACTGAGGCAAACGGCCTCGCTGGCCCGGACCTCACCCATGTTGGGTCGCGCCGGACGCTGGGAGCGGGTATTTTGCCGAACAACCGCGGGACGCTGATTGGTTGGATCGGCGACAGCCAATCGCTCAAGCCTGGCAATCGCATGCCGAGCTATGACATGCTCAATGCCGACGAGCTCGAAGCTATCGCCATCTGGCTCGAGCAGCAGAAATGA
- a CDS encoding c-type cytochrome has protein sequence MLFRSNLSVAAFAMALASCTPAPIDDPFDDTGELIALSGGDAGPQAACHTCHGLDGGGDGALVPRIAGMDTGYLVRQLGFYADGQRSHPQMTWLAGRLNSEERLAVSAYYAAMDFPEGMEGSTTLTEPSCEIAKAYEIYHAGLPERALSSCASCHGETGLGSGGGNPPLIGQSAEYHAEQLRRWRNGERYGDALNVMHDAASKLQESEISPLAAYIAYGPEPSRRLGFPEECP, from the coding sequence ATGCTTTTCCGCTCTAACCTGTCCGTCGCCGCCTTTGCTATGGCGCTGGCGTCATGCACTCCTGCCCCGATCGACGATCCATTCGACGACACCGGCGAATTGATTGCCTTATCAGGCGGGGACGCGGGTCCGCAGGCCGCTTGCCACACTTGTCATGGGCTGGACGGCGGCGGCGACGGAGCGTTGGTGCCGAGAATAGCGGGCATGGATACGGGATATCTTGTGCGGCAGCTGGGCTTTTACGCGGACGGCCAACGTAGCCATCCCCAAATGACTTGGCTTGCAGGCCGTCTAAATTCCGAGGAGCGGTTGGCTGTGTCAGCCTATTACGCGGCCATGGACTTTCCCGAGGGCATGGAGGGAAGCACGACTTTGACTGAACCCTCGTGCGAAATTGCGAAAGCATACGAGATCTACCATGCAGGCTTACCCGAACGCGCTCTATCGTCCTGCGCATCTTGCCATGGGGAAACCGGTCTGGGCTCGGGTGGCGGCAACCCACCCCTGATCGGTCAAAGCGCTGAGTACCACGCCGAACAATTGCGCCGCTGGCGCAACGGTGAGCGATACGGCGATGCACTAAACGTCATGCACGATGCGGCCAGCAAGCTGCAAGAGAGCGAAATTAGCCCACTCGCGGCGTATATTGCGTATGGTCCGGAGCCGTCTCGTCGTCTCGGATTTCCGGAAGAATGCCCCTGA